The following are from one region of the Sardina pilchardus chromosome 4, fSarPil1.1, whole genome shotgun sequence genome:
- the LOC134077798 gene encoding gamma-crystallin M2-like, translating into MGKIEFYEEKNFQGHCYECSSDCPDLHCYFGRCNSIRVESGCWVLYERPHYKGYQYILSPGEYPDHQQWMGFSDSIKSCRCITNVYGNNYKIRIYERPEFGGQMAEYCEDCPSVHEAFKFREFNSCMVMDGAWAFYEQPNYRGRQYFLEKGEYRNYSDWGATSPSVGSFRRVTEF; encoded by the exons ATCGAGTTCTATGAGGAGAAGAATTTCCAAGGTCACTGTTATGAGTGCAGCAGTGACTGCCCGGACCTACACTGCTACTTCGGCCGCTGCAACTCCATCAGGGTGGAGAGTGGCTGCTGGGTCCTCTACGAGCGCCCACATTACAAGGGCTACCAGTACATCCTGAGCCCAGGAGAGTACCCTGACCACCAGCAGTGGATGGGTTTCAGCGACAGCATCAAATCTTGTCGGTGTATAACAAAT gtGTATGGAAATAACTATAAAATAAGGATTTATGAGAGGCCAGAGTTTGGAGGACAGATGGCGGAATACTGTGAGGACTGTCCCTCGGTCCATGAAGCCTTTAAGTTCCGTGAGTTCAACTCTTGCATGGTGATGGACGGCGCCTGGGCCTTCTATGAGCAGCCCAACTACAGGGGGCGCCAGTACTTCCTGGAGAAAGGGGAGTACCGCAACTACTCAGACTGGGGTGCCACCTCCCCCTCCGTGGGTTCTTTCCGCAGGGTCACTGAATTCTAG
- the LOC134078410 gene encoding gamma-crystallin M2-like, which produces MDRHGKIIFYEDKNFQGRYFECSSDCPELSSHFSRCNSVRVESGAWVIYERPNYMGSQYVLTRGEYADPQRWMGFNDTIRSCRLIRYTYGIYRLRVYERPDFQGQMMEFSDDCPSVYDRFRHREIHSCHVMDGAWVFYEHPNYRGRQYLLEKGEYRRYTEWNAMYPGVGSFRRVLDF; this is translated from the exons ATGGATCGACACGGAAAG ATCATCTTCTACGAGGACAAAAATTTTCAAGGTCGCTACTTTGAGTGCAGTAGCGATTGCCCCGAGCTGAGCTCCCATTTCAGCCGCTGCAACTCCGTCAGGGTAGAGAGTGGGGCGTGGGTCATCTACGAACGACCCAACTACATGGGCTCACAGTATGTCCTGACGAGGGGGGAGTATGCCGACCCCCAGCGCTGGATGGGCTTCAACGACACCATTAGGTCCTGTCGTCTTATCCGATAT ACTTATGGCATTTACCGCCTCCGGGTTTATGAACGTCCTGACTTCCAGGGACAGATGATGGAGTTTAGCGATGATTGTCCCTCTGTCTATGACCGCTTTAGGCACCGTGAGATTCACTCCTGTCACGTGATGGATGGGGCGTGGGTCTTCTACGAGCATCCCAACTATCGTGGCCGTCAGTACCTACTGGAGAAAGGCGAATATCGCCGGTACACGGAGTGGAATGCAATGTATCCTGGTGTGGGTTCTTTCCGCCGCGTACTGGACTTTTAG